The Clarias gariepinus isolate MV-2021 ecotype Netherlands chromosome 7, CGAR_prim_01v2, whole genome shotgun sequence genome includes a window with the following:
- the LOC128527694 gene encoding uncharacterized protein LOC128527694 encodes MTLRQLIRLLLFWSTLYLQTPDGSAVKMTHVVRETNSEMSPEFPEDKPNTLQIEPKITVSIILGNATELQCGNETREGLVLWWQTPFGSFGERFHFTNKDPIEMINGNLRITKVTISHAGLYRCHLVDSRGETIIPYSVNVLNRNTLEKRTKIRTAREAQMPTGGYSDAHFAAAVSSSVLVTFIGAFTLGALSQPYVIKGLQRTRARICPKKGSRQDTSRVGSRGLRTVIFHRNPKSDEGTVEFAPESSASINSPSNIKTNQDEPCLEDDSVSSDVENGINSTSNEKADDTSDQYEDQEGENQKAGQGSETIAHKQAKRVIKVYNYDDDGNRYSHIKEPEDIPTPRQRVLSLTRLQSIMSEVESPDFSTTKDSSEPDEALSMA; translated from the exons ATGACACTAAGGCAACTCATTAGGCTCCTTCTGTTTTGGAGTACACTTTATCTTCAAACACCTGATGGATCTGCAGTAAAAATGACCCATGTTGTACGTGAGACAAACTCTGAAATGAGTCCGGAGTTTCCTGAGGACAAACCGAACACATTACAAATCGAACCTAAAATCACAGTCAGTATCATTCTGGGAAATGCTACAGAGCTACAGTGTGGGAATGAGACCCGAGAAG GACTGGTTCTGTGGTGGCAGACCCCGTTTGGATCCTTTGGAGAAAGATTCCACTTCACCAATAAGGACCCGATTGAGATGATTAACGGCAATCTGAGGATCACGAAGGTGACAATAAGTCATGCTGGACTCTACCGCTGCCACCTTGTGGACAGTAGAGGCGAGACAATCATTCCATACAGTGTGAATGTACTGAACAGAAACACGCTTGAGAAAAGAACGAAGATAAGAACAGCCAGAGAGGCCCAGATGCCCACCGGCGGTTACTCAGATGCTCACTTCGCAGCAGCCGTCTCGTCGTCAGTGTTGGTCACCTTTATAGGTGCGTTTACACTCGGTGCGTTAAGCCAACCCTACGTCATTAAGGGTCTACAAAGAACGAGGGCCAGGATTTGTCCTAAAAAAGGCAGCCGCCAAGACACATCAAGAGTCGGTAGTCGTGGACTCAGGACTGTGATTTTCCACAGAAATCCAAAATCTGACGAAGGCACTGTAGAATTTGCGCCAGAGTCCTCAGCCTCCATCAATTCTCCTTCTAACATCAAGACAAACCAAGATGAGCCTTGCTTGGAGGATGACTCAGTAAGCAGCGATGTTGAAAACGGTATAAACAGCACATCAAATGAAAAGGCTGATGATACATCAGATCAATACGAAGACCAAGAAGGAGAGAACCAGAAAGCCGGACAGGGATCAGAGACGATCGCGCACAAACAAGCCAAAAGGGTTATTAAAGTATACAACTATGATGATGATGGGAACCGATACAGCCACATTAAAGAACCTGAGGATATCCCCACACCCAGACAGAGAGTGCTGTCGCTTACTCGACTCCAAAGCATCATGAGCGAGGTGGAATCACCAGATTTCTCCACAACCAAAGACTCAAGCGAACCAGATGAAGCTCTCAGCATGGCCTAA
- the dcun1d5 gene encoding DCN1-like protein 5 isoform X1: MPVKKKRKSSGSEDPSIRKCKITSYCRTQTPGRLINPEDQFSSKKCLAWFYEYAGPDDVVGPEGMEKFCEDIGVEPENIVMLVLAWKLEAPNMGFFTKEEWMKGMTSLQCDCTERLQGKLEYLRSQLNDAVVFRNIYRYAFDFARDKDQRSLDMDTAKSMLALLLGRTWPLFPVFHQFLEQSKYKVMNKDQWYNVLEFSRTVNSDLSNYDEDGAWPVMLDEFVEWYKARLTL, from the exons ATgcctgtaaaaaagaaaagaaagtccTCTGGTTCTGAAGACCCCAGCATCCGGAAGTGCAAAATTACCAG TTACTGTAGGACACAGACTCCTGGGAGACTGATTAACCCTGAAGATCAGTTTTCCAGCAAGAAGTGCCTTGCTTGGTTTTACGAGTATGCAG GGCCGGATGACGTGGTGGGACCAGAGGGTATGGAGAAGTTCTGCGAGGATATAGGCGTTGAACCAGAAAAc ATTGTCATGTTAGTCTTAGCCTGGAAACTAGAAGCACCAAATATGGGATTCTTCACAAAAGAAGAATGGATGAAGGGAATGACATCACTGCA GTGTGATTGCACAGAGCGGTTACAAGGCAAACTCGAATATCTGCGCTCTCAGCTGAATGATGCGGTCGTGTTCAGGAACATTTACAGATACGCCTTTGACTTTGCCAGG GATAAAGACCAGCGAAGCCTAGACATGGACACAGCAAAGTCAATGTTGGCCCTGCTTCTTGGAAGGACGTGGCCCCTGTTTCCTGTATTTCACCAGTTTTTGGAG CAATCTAAGTATAAAGTCATGAACAAGGACCAGTGGTACAACGTCTTAGAGTTTAGCCGCACTGTTAACTCGGACCTCAGTAACTACGACGAGGACGGAGCTT GGCCGGTGATGCTGGACGAGTTTGTGGAATGGTATAAAGCCAGACTGACTTTATAG
- the dcun1d5 gene encoding DCN1-like protein 5 isoform X2, whose translation MPVKKKRKSSGSEDPSIRKCKITRTQTPGRLINPEDQFSSKKCLAWFYEYAGPDDVVGPEGMEKFCEDIGVEPENIVMLVLAWKLEAPNMGFFTKEEWMKGMTSLQCDCTERLQGKLEYLRSQLNDAVVFRNIYRYAFDFARDKDQRSLDMDTAKSMLALLLGRTWPLFPVFHQFLEQSKYKVMNKDQWYNVLEFSRTVNSDLSNYDEDGAWPVMLDEFVEWYKARLTL comes from the exons ATgcctgtaaaaaagaaaagaaagtccTCTGGTTCTGAAGACCCCAGCATCCGGAAGTGCAAAATTACCAG GACACAGACTCCTGGGAGACTGATTAACCCTGAAGATCAGTTTTCCAGCAAGAAGTGCCTTGCTTGGTTTTACGAGTATGCAG GGCCGGATGACGTGGTGGGACCAGAGGGTATGGAGAAGTTCTGCGAGGATATAGGCGTTGAACCAGAAAAc ATTGTCATGTTAGTCTTAGCCTGGAAACTAGAAGCACCAAATATGGGATTCTTCACAAAAGAAGAATGGATGAAGGGAATGACATCACTGCA GTGTGATTGCACAGAGCGGTTACAAGGCAAACTCGAATATCTGCGCTCTCAGCTGAATGATGCGGTCGTGTTCAGGAACATTTACAGATACGCCTTTGACTTTGCCAGG GATAAAGACCAGCGAAGCCTAGACATGGACACAGCAAAGTCAATGTTGGCCCTGCTTCTTGGAAGGACGTGGCCCCTGTTTCCTGTATTTCACCAGTTTTTGGAG CAATCTAAGTATAAAGTCATGAACAAGGACCAGTGGTACAACGTCTTAGAGTTTAGCCGCACTGTTAACTCGGACCTCAGTAACTACGACGAGGACGGAGCTT GGCCGGTGATGCTGGACGAGTTTGTGGAATGGTATAAAGCCAGACTGACTTTATAG